One Castanea sativa cultivar Marrone di Chiusa Pesio chromosome 4, ASM4071231v1 DNA window includes the following coding sequences:
- the LOC142632271 gene encoding zinc finger protein BRUTUS-like At1g18910 isoform X1, producing MANGDDDDAAIFPSAESLAGVSLSQAPILFFVCFHKALRAELSQLRRLAVAESESESESSHRCDVVVELRRRFEFLKLVCKYHCAAEDEIIFLALDVHVKNVACTYSLEHESVDGLFDSIFHCLDLLLEDKNNISNQFQELVCCICTIQTSICQHMLKEEEQVFPLLMQQFSSKEQGSLVWQFICSVPLMLIEEFLPWMISFLSPEEQVEVTLCIKDIVPREKSLQEVVISCLGNNNQPSSRASTRIGEVAQCPDGFKMLLGENWNWIKACIQTDVGHNPIDCLNLWHGAVGKDLKEILEELNQIRSSSSFSNLVSIVIRLTFLVDVLSFYSNAQKKFFYPMLNQLANGCLSPSDEQFPNGSYIEGIQLLLHHNVQNGIPLCKFLDKLCRELESFMLGVSKQFAFQETKVIPIIRKNCSHEIQQRLLYMSLIMMPLGLLRCAITWFSAHLSEDESRSNLHNIKEGYSFVNKSFESVLCKWFQIGYSGKTPAEKLQEDFQNIFKSRCSFLAEKIKEASGSSSLHSNKQLPEGSNSRPTELNSANKDRNFSISSSSSHTTEQYEIPYSSGINIHIFFPGGIRIVHPFPKFPGDESCSSSFIDELKPMDFIFFFHKALKKDLEYLVFGSAQLTENVGLLVDFRRRFHLIRSLFQIHSDAEDKVAFPALEAMGKVQNISHSYTIDHKLEIEHFSRISLILDKMYELHFSISSVDSKMQDQEMVKHHKLCRKLYDTCRSMHKLIANNIHREEVELRPLFRESFSFEEQEKIIGRMLGRTRAEILQDVIPWLMESLTAEEQHAMMYLWRKATKNTMFDEWLGEWWEGCDKTKMSEESNISPLSTADPIEIISAYLSKDVLDEEKGRTVPEKISDFPQKDHADANVEPLRNFNEDDKEKVLNRDKNKCSECTGLFRDKDKKKSSEVEGVTDQIDKSGQLFQVPKNSAHCERLLTMSQEDLDAAIRRVYRDSSLDSQKKSYIIQFLQMSRWILRQQISHSVSSDGKDIPGQNPSYVDPPKLTFGCKHYMRNCKLFASCCNKLYTCRRCHDEVADHSMDRKSITKMMCMKCLQIQPIGLTCSTVSCNNFSMARYYCKICKIFEDQREIYHCPYCNLCRIGKGLGIDYFHCMNCNACMSRSLSVHICREKCFMDNCPICHEYIFTSSSPIKALPCGHLMHSTCFKDYTYSHYTCPICSKSLGDMQVYFNMLDAFLAEEKIPDEYAGKTQVILCNDCEKRGEATFHWLYHKCSYCGSYNTRLL from the exons ATTATCTTTCTTGCACTAGACGTTCATGTTAAAAATGTGGCATGTACATATTCTCTTGAGCATGAAAGCGTTGATGGCCTCTTTGATTCTATTTTTCATTGCTTGGATTTACTACTGGAGGACAAAAATAACATTTCCAACCAATTTCAAGAGCTTGTATGTTGCATCTGCACCATTCAGACCTCAATTTGCCAGCATATGCTGAAAGAAGAAGAGCAG GTTTTTCCACTTCTGATGCAGCAATTCTCTTCCAAAGAGCAGGGTTCACTTGTGTGGCAGTTCATATGTAGTGTTCCACTGATGCTGATAGAGGAATTTTTGCCATGGATGATCTCCTTTCTTTCTCCAGAGGAACAAGTAGAAGTTACTCTTTGTATAAAAGATATTGTACCCAGGGAAAAATCATTGCAAGAG GTGGTGATATCTTGTCTTGGTAACAATAATCAACCCTCATCTAGGGCCTCCACTAGGATTGGAGAAGTTGCTCAATGTCCTGATGGATTTAAAATGTTGCTTGGTGAAAACTGGAATTGGATAAAAGCATGTATCCAAACAGATGTTGGACACAATCCAATTGATTGTCTTAATCTTTGGCATGGCGCCGTCGGGaaagatttgaaagaaattCTGGAAGAGCTAAATCAAATTAGAAGCTCAAGCAGTTTTTCAAATCTGGTTTCAATAGTCATCCGACTTACTTTCCTTGTTGATGTCCTTAGCTTCTACAG CAATGCCCAGAAGAAATTCTTTTACCCCATGTTAAATCAACTTGCCAATGGCTGCCTGTCTCCCTCTGATGAACAATTCCCCAATGGAAGCTATATTGAAGGTATACAGCTGCTTCTACATCACAATGTTCAAAATGGTATTCCTTTGTGCAAGTTTCTGGATAAGCTATGCAGGGAACTCGAATCTTTCATGCTAGGAGTTAGCAAACAGTTTGCCTTTCAAGAAACCAAG GTAATTCCCATTATTAGAAAGAACTGCAGCCACGAAATTCAACAGCGACTTCTGTACATGAGCCTTATTATGATGCCACTTGGGTTGCTAAGGTGTGCGATTACTTGGTTTTCAGCTCACTTATCTGAGGATGAATCCAGGTCCAATCTTCACAACATAAAGGAGGGATATTCTTTTGTAAATAAATCTTTTGAATCCGTCTTATGTAAGTGGTTTCAAATAGGTTATTCAGGAAAGACCCCTGCGGAAAAACTCCAAgaggattttcaaaatattttcaagagcAGATGCTCTTTTCTAGCTGAGAAAATTAAGGAGGCTTCTGGATCTTCTTCCTTGCACTCAAATAAGCAACTTCCTGAAGGATCTAACTCAAGGCCAACCGAACTAAACTCAGCCAACAAAGACAGGAACTTCTCCATTTCATCTTCTAGCTCCCATACAACTGAGCAGTATGAGATACCATACTCAAGTGGAATTAATATCCACATATTCTTCCCTGGTGGAATAAGGATTGTGCATCCTTTTCCTAAGTTTCCTGGTGATGAGAGTTGTTCTAGTTCCTTCATTGATGAACTGAAACCAATGgatttcatctttttcttccaCAAGGCTCTCAAGAAAGATTTGGAGTACCTTGTCTTTGGTTCAGCTCAGTTGACTGAAAATGTAGGCCTCCTCGTGGATTTCCGCCGGCGATTCCATCTCATACGTTCTCTATTTCAGATCCATAGTGATGCAGAGGATAAAGTTGCTTTTCCAGCTTTGGAGGCAATGGGGAAAGTACAAAACATCAGCCACTCTTATACCATTGACCACAAACTGGAAATTGAACACTTTAGTAGAATATCACTCATTTTAGATAAGATGTatgaattacatttttcaatttctagtgTTGATTCAAAAATGCAGGACCAGGAAATGGTGAAGCATCATAAACTGTGTAGAAAGCTGTATGACACGTGCAGATCAATGCATAAATTAATCGCCAACAATATTCATCGTGAAGAAGTTGAACTTCGGCCCTTATTTAGAGAGAGCTTCTCTTTTGAGGAGCAAGAAAAGATCATAGGGCGCATGCTTGGAAGAACAAGGGCAGAAATATTGCAAGATGTGATACCCTGGCTGATGGAATCTTTAACAGCCGAAGAACAACATGCTATGATGTACCTGTGGCGCAAGGCTACAAAAAATACAATGTTTGATGAATGGCTAGGAGAATGGTGGGAAGGATGTGATAAAACAAAAATGTCAGAGGAATCAAATATCTCCCCCTTGTCGACTGCAGATCCAATAGAGATTATTTCAGCATATTTATCTAAAGATGTCCTTGatgaagaaaaaggaagaactGTTCCAGAAAAAATCAGTGATTTTCCACAAAAAGATCATGCTGATGCAAATGTTGAGCCATTAAGAAACTTCAATgaagatgataaagaaaaaGTCCTCaatagagataaaaataaatgttcCGAATGCACGGGACTTTTCAGGGACAAAGACAAGAAGAAATCCAGTGAAGTAGAAGGTGTCACAGATCAAATTGATAAATCAGGTCAACTTTTTCAAGTACCAAAGAATTCTGCACACTGTGAACGCCTACTAACAATGAGTCAAGAAGATCTGGACGCTGCAATAAGAAGAGTATATCGTGATTCTTCCTTAGATTCCcagaaaaaatcatatataatccAGTTTCTGCAAATGAG CCGCTGGATTCTTAGACAACAGATATCTCACTCAGTCTCAAGTGATGGAAAAGATATTCCTGGTCAGAATCCATCTTATGTGGACCCTCCCAAACTAACCTTTGGTTGCAAACACTACATGAGAAACTGTAAGCTTTTCGCTTCTTGTTGCAACAAGCTATATACATGCAGACGTTGCCATGATGAGGTGGCTGACCATTCTATGGATAG GAAATCTATTACAAAAATGATGTGCATGAAATGCTTGCAAATTCAGCCAATTGGGCTTACATGCTCTACTGTTTCCTGCAATAATTTTTCCATGGCAAGATATTATTGCAAGATCTGCAAGATATTTGAAGATCAAAG AGAAATCTATCATTGTCCTTACTGTAACCTGTGCCGAATTGGGAAGGGATTGGGCATCGACTACTTTCACTGCATGAATTGCAATGCTTGCATGTCACGTTCTCTTTCAGTGCATATATGCAGGGAGAAATGTTTTATGGATAACTGCCCAATATGCCATGAATACATCTTTACATCCAGTTCTCCAATAAAGGCCCTTCCATGTGGCCATTTAATGCATTCAACATGTTTTAAG GACTACACTTATAGTCACTATACATGCCCAATCTGCAGCAAGTCACTAGGTGACATGCAG GTATATTTCAATATGTTGGATGCATTTTTGGCTGAAGAGAAAATTCCAGATGAGTATGCAGGAAAAACTCAG GTCATACTATGCAATGATTGTGAGAAGAGAGGAGAAGCAACCTTCCATTGGCTTTACCATAAATGCTCTTACTGTGGTTCATACAACACCAGGCTTCTATGA
- the LOC142632271 gene encoding zinc finger protein BRUTUS-like At1g18910 isoform X2: MQQFSSKEQGSLVWQFICSVPLMLIEEFLPWMISFLSPEEQVEVTLCIKDIVPREKSLQEVVISCLGNNNQPSSRASTRIGEVAQCPDGFKMLLGENWNWIKACIQTDVGHNPIDCLNLWHGAVGKDLKEILEELNQIRSSSSFSNLVSIVIRLTFLVDVLSFYSNAQKKFFYPMLNQLANGCLSPSDEQFPNGSYIEGIQLLLHHNVQNGIPLCKFLDKLCRELESFMLGVSKQFAFQETKVIPIIRKNCSHEIQQRLLYMSLIMMPLGLLRCAITWFSAHLSEDESRSNLHNIKEGYSFVNKSFESVLCKWFQIGYSGKTPAEKLQEDFQNIFKSRCSFLAEKIKEASGSSSLHSNKQLPEGSNSRPTELNSANKDRNFSISSSSSHTTEQYEIPYSSGINIHIFFPGGIRIVHPFPKFPGDESCSSSFIDELKPMDFIFFFHKALKKDLEYLVFGSAQLTENVGLLVDFRRRFHLIRSLFQIHSDAEDKVAFPALEAMGKVQNISHSYTIDHKLEIEHFSRISLILDKMYELHFSISSVDSKMQDQEMVKHHKLCRKLYDTCRSMHKLIANNIHREEVELRPLFRESFSFEEQEKIIGRMLGRTRAEILQDVIPWLMESLTAEEQHAMMYLWRKATKNTMFDEWLGEWWEGCDKTKMSEESNISPLSTADPIEIISAYLSKDVLDEEKGRTVPEKISDFPQKDHADANVEPLRNFNEDDKEKVLNRDKNKCSECTGLFRDKDKKKSSEVEGVTDQIDKSGQLFQVPKNSAHCERLLTMSQEDLDAAIRRVYRDSSLDSQKKSYIIQFLQMSRWILRQQISHSVSSDGKDIPGQNPSYVDPPKLTFGCKHYMRNCKLFASCCNKLYTCRRCHDEVADHSMDRKSITKMMCMKCLQIQPIGLTCSTVSCNNFSMARYYCKICKIFEDQREIYHCPYCNLCRIGKGLGIDYFHCMNCNACMSRSLSVHICREKCFMDNCPICHEYIFTSSSPIKALPCGHLMHSTCFKDYTYSHYTCPICSKSLGDMQVYFNMLDAFLAEEKIPDEYAGKTQVILCNDCEKRGEATFHWLYHKCSYCGSYNTRLL, encoded by the exons ATGCAGCAATTCTCTTCCAAAGAGCAGGGTTCACTTGTGTGGCAGTTCATATGTAGTGTTCCACTGATGCTGATAGAGGAATTTTTGCCATGGATGATCTCCTTTCTTTCTCCAGAGGAACAAGTAGAAGTTACTCTTTGTATAAAAGATATTGTACCCAGGGAAAAATCATTGCAAGAG GTGGTGATATCTTGTCTTGGTAACAATAATCAACCCTCATCTAGGGCCTCCACTAGGATTGGAGAAGTTGCTCAATGTCCTGATGGATTTAAAATGTTGCTTGGTGAAAACTGGAATTGGATAAAAGCATGTATCCAAACAGATGTTGGACACAATCCAATTGATTGTCTTAATCTTTGGCATGGCGCCGTCGGGaaagatttgaaagaaattCTGGAAGAGCTAAATCAAATTAGAAGCTCAAGCAGTTTTTCAAATCTGGTTTCAATAGTCATCCGACTTACTTTCCTTGTTGATGTCCTTAGCTTCTACAG CAATGCCCAGAAGAAATTCTTTTACCCCATGTTAAATCAACTTGCCAATGGCTGCCTGTCTCCCTCTGATGAACAATTCCCCAATGGAAGCTATATTGAAGGTATACAGCTGCTTCTACATCACAATGTTCAAAATGGTATTCCTTTGTGCAAGTTTCTGGATAAGCTATGCAGGGAACTCGAATCTTTCATGCTAGGAGTTAGCAAACAGTTTGCCTTTCAAGAAACCAAG GTAATTCCCATTATTAGAAAGAACTGCAGCCACGAAATTCAACAGCGACTTCTGTACATGAGCCTTATTATGATGCCACTTGGGTTGCTAAGGTGTGCGATTACTTGGTTTTCAGCTCACTTATCTGAGGATGAATCCAGGTCCAATCTTCACAACATAAAGGAGGGATATTCTTTTGTAAATAAATCTTTTGAATCCGTCTTATGTAAGTGGTTTCAAATAGGTTATTCAGGAAAGACCCCTGCGGAAAAACTCCAAgaggattttcaaaatattttcaagagcAGATGCTCTTTTCTAGCTGAGAAAATTAAGGAGGCTTCTGGATCTTCTTCCTTGCACTCAAATAAGCAACTTCCTGAAGGATCTAACTCAAGGCCAACCGAACTAAACTCAGCCAACAAAGACAGGAACTTCTCCATTTCATCTTCTAGCTCCCATACAACTGAGCAGTATGAGATACCATACTCAAGTGGAATTAATATCCACATATTCTTCCCTGGTGGAATAAGGATTGTGCATCCTTTTCCTAAGTTTCCTGGTGATGAGAGTTGTTCTAGTTCCTTCATTGATGAACTGAAACCAATGgatttcatctttttcttccaCAAGGCTCTCAAGAAAGATTTGGAGTACCTTGTCTTTGGTTCAGCTCAGTTGACTGAAAATGTAGGCCTCCTCGTGGATTTCCGCCGGCGATTCCATCTCATACGTTCTCTATTTCAGATCCATAGTGATGCAGAGGATAAAGTTGCTTTTCCAGCTTTGGAGGCAATGGGGAAAGTACAAAACATCAGCCACTCTTATACCATTGACCACAAACTGGAAATTGAACACTTTAGTAGAATATCACTCATTTTAGATAAGATGTatgaattacatttttcaatttctagtgTTGATTCAAAAATGCAGGACCAGGAAATGGTGAAGCATCATAAACTGTGTAGAAAGCTGTATGACACGTGCAGATCAATGCATAAATTAATCGCCAACAATATTCATCGTGAAGAAGTTGAACTTCGGCCCTTATTTAGAGAGAGCTTCTCTTTTGAGGAGCAAGAAAAGATCATAGGGCGCATGCTTGGAAGAACAAGGGCAGAAATATTGCAAGATGTGATACCCTGGCTGATGGAATCTTTAACAGCCGAAGAACAACATGCTATGATGTACCTGTGGCGCAAGGCTACAAAAAATACAATGTTTGATGAATGGCTAGGAGAATGGTGGGAAGGATGTGATAAAACAAAAATGTCAGAGGAATCAAATATCTCCCCCTTGTCGACTGCAGATCCAATAGAGATTATTTCAGCATATTTATCTAAAGATGTCCTTGatgaagaaaaaggaagaactGTTCCAGAAAAAATCAGTGATTTTCCACAAAAAGATCATGCTGATGCAAATGTTGAGCCATTAAGAAACTTCAATgaagatgataaagaaaaaGTCCTCaatagagataaaaataaatgttcCGAATGCACGGGACTTTTCAGGGACAAAGACAAGAAGAAATCCAGTGAAGTAGAAGGTGTCACAGATCAAATTGATAAATCAGGTCAACTTTTTCAAGTACCAAAGAATTCTGCACACTGTGAACGCCTACTAACAATGAGTCAAGAAGATCTGGACGCTGCAATAAGAAGAGTATATCGTGATTCTTCCTTAGATTCCcagaaaaaatcatatataatccAGTTTCTGCAAATGAG CCGCTGGATTCTTAGACAACAGATATCTCACTCAGTCTCAAGTGATGGAAAAGATATTCCTGGTCAGAATCCATCTTATGTGGACCCTCCCAAACTAACCTTTGGTTGCAAACACTACATGAGAAACTGTAAGCTTTTCGCTTCTTGTTGCAACAAGCTATATACATGCAGACGTTGCCATGATGAGGTGGCTGACCATTCTATGGATAG GAAATCTATTACAAAAATGATGTGCATGAAATGCTTGCAAATTCAGCCAATTGGGCTTACATGCTCTACTGTTTCCTGCAATAATTTTTCCATGGCAAGATATTATTGCAAGATCTGCAAGATATTTGAAGATCAAAG AGAAATCTATCATTGTCCTTACTGTAACCTGTGCCGAATTGGGAAGGGATTGGGCATCGACTACTTTCACTGCATGAATTGCAATGCTTGCATGTCACGTTCTCTTTCAGTGCATATATGCAGGGAGAAATGTTTTATGGATAACTGCCCAATATGCCATGAATACATCTTTACATCCAGTTCTCCAATAAAGGCCCTTCCATGTGGCCATTTAATGCATTCAACATGTTTTAAG GACTACACTTATAGTCACTATACATGCCCAATCTGCAGCAAGTCACTAGGTGACATGCAG GTATATTTCAATATGTTGGATGCATTTTTGGCTGAAGAGAAAATTCCAGATGAGTATGCAGGAAAAACTCAG GTCATACTATGCAATGATTGTGAGAAGAGAGGAGAAGCAACCTTCCATTGGCTTTACCATAAATGCTCTTACTGTGGTTCATACAACACCAGGCTTCTATGA